The Chryseobacterium indicum genome contains a region encoding:
- a CDS encoding cytochrome C has product MKKLILGTVLGVAGMLVSCGPKSVAVTGPKYTSSEQLAQGKTIFENSCNRCHKLPDPAKHDDQGWINTLSRMAPKAKLSDDQHQMVYDYLISANKK; this is encoded by the coding sequence ATGAAAAAACTGATTTTAGGAACCGTTTTGGGGGTTGCAGGAATGTTAGTCTCTTGCGGACCAAAGAGTGTTGCCGTAACCGGACCGAAATATACTTCATCCGAACAATTGGCACAGGGGAAAACAATTTTTGAAAACTCCTGCAACAGATGTCATAAATTGCCGGATCCTGCAAAACACGACGATCAGGGTTGGATCAATACGCTCAGCAGAATGGCTCCTAAAGCTAAACTGAGTGACGACCAGCATCAAATGGTTTATGATTATCTGATTTCAGCAAACAAAAA